From the Cydia pomonella isolate Wapato2018A chromosome 11, ilCydPomo1, whole genome shotgun sequence genome, one window contains:
- the LOC133523108 gene encoding uncharacterized protein LOC133523108, protein METVNLAVEVGTPIVRTEANDKDEENRMATSSGTDPQKIMTMRLTRSSTREINAATNGIRGSLPVSQILPGEVQETSPQGAKAPQGRRGLKAGAKRVHPDEGEPDNEPPKINTARRGRKVGGVGCAAPRLKLKTPTRRKKATGTYAGLSAARENLRNNVGRDSEEEDEELMDNDQWSEGRASPVGDKDPIEAARQAAQTVLEQTANSTDISGCVRGAINNACSVINAAMEQLQSRHESEEIRSLRADNKRMREELALMRSETKALRKAFSERGMIAPQAAHGMDPNGPGDRLRAEVEALLDSFRKKLEKELFVSIGGMVNTRLQEVQRRLPPEPILRPPLAADRKRAEGPNNAPAAPEQASPQLRANRGQLGGSGRQGAATGATLMPPARPAPTKRNKKAAAAGPKPVPAAPTQTPPTRGEWTQVVKRGKKKKATPPAASATQASKSSAPAAKKLAVPKTAAVVVALKPETKESYASVMLRATQAFRLEEIGLEHVNVRKTADGARILEVVGADNGRTADALKVRLEEAIGDAARVYRPVKMARLRVSGLDEAATPETVARAIAAKGGCSHADVRVGDIRIGYKGAGSALVQCPIEAACAAASAGRATIGWSSARIKALEPGVLRCFKCLGIGHTRATCPSPVERGDLCFRCSKPGHRGADCQAEAFCAVCHQAKLPAGHRMGGISCNPPKVKGVEALNGNRGASGKATPAVDPSPPLTEQVIEGQPMDQ, encoded by the coding sequence ATGGAGACTGTAAATTTGGCGGTGGAGGTGGGCACCCCGATCGTGCGCACCGAGGCCAACGACAAAGACGAGGAGAACCGGATGGCGACAAGCTCGGGGACTGATCCTCAGAAAATAATGACGATGCGACTCACCCGATCATCGACCCGGGAAATCAACGCGGCGACTAACGGGATTAGAGGCAGCCTCCCTGTTTCGCAGATTTTGCCCGGTGAGGTTCAAGAGACGTCCCCACAGGGAGCAAAAGCGCCCCAAGGACGCAGGGGGCTCAAGGCGGGGGCAAAAAGGGTCCACCCTGACGAAGGGGAACCCGATAATGAGCCGCCGAAAATTAACACGGCTCGAAGGGGGAGGAAAGTTGGCGGTGTAGGGTGCGCCGCGCCTCGCCTTAAACTAAAGACTCCGACCCGAAGGAAAAAGGCCACTGGAACCTATGCCGGGTTGTCAGCCGCCCGCGAAAATCTGCGGAACAACGTAGGCCGGGATTCCGAGGAGGAAGACGAAGAGCTGATGGACAATGACCAATGGAGCGAGGGTCGGGCGTCCCCGGTAGGGGATAAGGACCCCATTGAGGCGGCACGCCAGGCTGCCCAGACGGTTTTGGAGCAAACGGCGAATTCCACCGATATCAGTGGGTGCGTGAGGGGCGCCATCAACAACGCTTGCAGCGTTATTAACGCCGCCATGGAGCAACTGCAGTCACGGCATGAGAGTGAGGAGATCCGCTCCCTCAGAGCGGATAACAAAAGGATGCGGGAGGAACTCGCCCTCATGCGATCGGAAACAAAAGCGCTTCGGAAAGCCTTCTCCGAGAGGGGAATGATAGCACCTCAGGCAGCCCACGGCATGGACCCTAATGGGCCAGGGGACCGCCTAAGGGCCGAGGTAGAGGCTCTTCTCGACTCCTTCAGGAAGAAGTTGGAGAAGGAGCTTTTTGTATCCATCGGAGGGATGGTGAACACCAGGCTGCAGGAGGTCCAGAGGCGCCTCCCTCCAGAGCCGATCCTCCGCCCGCCGCTAGCGGCAGACAGAAAAAGGGCAGAGGGCCCAAACAATGCGCCTGCCGCTCCGGAGCAAGCCAGCCCGCAGCTGAGGGCGAACAGGGGGCAATTGGGAGGCAGCGGAAGACAAGGTGCTGCGACAGGGGCGACACTCATGCCCCCTGCGAGACCTGCGCCTACCAAGCGGAATAAGAAAGCGGCGGCGGCTGGGCCCAAGCCGGTACCAGCAGCCCCCACACAGACGCCCCCCACGCGTGGGGAATGGACACAGGTGGTGAAGCGGGGCAAGAAAAAGAAGGCCACCCCTCCTGCCGCTTCGGCGACACAAGCTTCCAAGTCATCGGCCCCGGCAGCCAAAAAACTGGCGGTTCCGAAAACCGCGGCGGTAGTGGTAGCTCTTAAGCCCGAGACCAAAGAGTCGTACGCCTCCGTAATGCTGAGAGCCACTCAAGCATTTCGGCTCGAGGAGATTGGCCTCGAGCATGTTAATGTGCGGAAGACGGCGGATGGGGCCCGCATTCTAGAGGTGGTGGGGGCAGATAATGGCCGCACCGCCGACGCTCTGAAGGTGCGCCTGGAAGAAGCCATAGGAGACGCGGCACGGGTCTACAGACCCGTCAAGATGGCTCGTCTCCGAGTCTCCGGCCTCGACGAGGCTGCCACACCGGAAACAGTGGCTAGGGCGATTGCGGCCAAAGGGGGTTGCTCGCATGCGGATGTCCGGGTTGGGGATATCCGCATCGGCTACAAAGGCGCTGGCTCGGCTCTTGTACAATGCCCTATAGAGGCGGCGTGCGCTGCGGCGTCGGCAGGGAGGGCGACAATAGGGTGGTCATCCGCCCGAATCAAAGCACTTGAACCTGGAGTGCTCAGGTGCTTTAAGTGCTTGGGCATCGGACACACTAGGGCCACGTGCCCCTCCCCGGTAGAAAGAGGAGACCTGTGCTTCCGCTGCAGCAAGCCGGGGCACCGAGGGGCGGACTGCCAAGCAGAGGCCTTCTGCGCAGTCTGCCACCAGGCGAAATTGCCAGCAGGGCACAGGATGGGCGGTATCTCATGTAACCCCCCTAAGGTAAAGGGGGTGGAAGCCCTCAATGGGAATCGTGGGGCTTCAGGAAAGGCCACCCCGGCCGTTGACCCAAGCCCCCCGCTGACGGAACAGGTGATTGAGGGTCAGCCCATGGACCAATAA